In one window of Candidatus Afararchaeum irisae DNA:
- a CDS encoding geranylgeranyl reductase family protein — MRVREYDIAVVGGGTAGCFAAATAASKGADVVVIERKTEEEAGHIACGDAIKGVSTFPDVIDIERLREESFTNRRIEYARFKNPEKGDVLDIPFPEPGVIVDRWKYGRVLLDEAEKAGAEMDYETVVNGVIQDGDGKVEGVRAKHDGEVVEYHADLTIDAAGALSVLQDDLDASNSTFDTDVSYTQFCSAYREVIEVDEPVDWDNSIVFKPTEELGYLWYFPRTPTEINVGLGFQMNEEPMELVEALRDDLEERDEFVNPTVKDKLGAALPTRRPYDSAVADGFIAVGDAAGHVNPTTGGGIPGAAKSGHWGAEIGLEAVRNGDVSEDALWEYNRRVMTDFGKNFAAMDLYNIFGTAHEVDELTDVVSAMPGQQLMDALGEKGTTSMSLGLKLKTAIDTFGHWGTLLEVYKVSKKASEIRDLYDDYPESPEALSDWQERRDGILDEVYEITGAEPKY, encoded by the coding sequence ATGCGAGTCCGAGAGTACGACATAGCCGTAGTCGGGGGTGGAACCGCGGGCTGTTTCGCCGCCGCGACAGCGGCATCGAAGGGAGCCGACGTCGTCGTGATCGAGAGAAAGACGGAGGAGGAGGCGGGACATATAGCATGCGGCGACGCCATAAAGGGCGTGAGCACCTTCCCCGACGTGATAGACATCGAACGTCTCAGAGAGGAGTCTTTCACTAACCGGAGGATAGAGTACGCTAGATTCAAGAACCCCGAGAAGGGGGACGTTCTCGACATACCTTTCCCCGAGCCGGGTGTGATAGTCGACCGTTGGAAGTACGGACGAGTACTCTTAGACGAGGCGGAGAAGGCAGGTGCGGAGATGGATTACGAGACAGTTGTCAACGGAGTGATACAGGACGGCGACGGCAAGGTCGAGGGCGTCAGAGCCAAACACGACGGCGAGGTAGTCGAGTACCACGCCGATCTAACTATAGACGCCGCCGGCGCGCTCTCCGTCTTACAGGACGACCTCGACGCCTCGAACTCGACATTCGACACCGACGTCTCGTACACGCAGTTCTGTTCCGCCTACCGCGAGGTAATCGAGGTCGACGAGCCCGTAGACTGGGACAACAGCATAGTATTCAAGCCGACTGAGGAGCTCGGCTACCTCTGGTACTTCCCGAGGACGCCGACTGAGATAAACGTCGGACTCGGCTTCCAGATGAACGAGGAGCCGATGGAACTCGTCGAGGCTCTGAGGGACGACTTGGAGGAGAGGGACGAGTTCGTCAACCCCACTGTCAAGGACAAGTTAGGCGCGGCTCTTCCGACGAGACGTCCCTACGACTCAGCAGTCGCAGACGGCTTCATCGCCGTAGGTGACGCCGCGGGACACGTAAATCCTACTACGGGCGGCGGAATACCCGGTGCGGCGAAGTCGGGACACTGGGGAGCCGAGATAGGTCTCGAAGCTGTGAGGAACGGAGACGTCTCGGAGGACGCGCTCTGGGAGTACAACCGGAGGGTGATGACCGACTTCGGAAAGAACTTCGCCGCGATGGATCTCTACAACATATTCGGAACCGCCCACGAGGTCGACGAGCTTACCGACGTCGTTTCTGCGATGCCCGGACAGCAGCTTATGGACGCATTAGGCGAGAAAGGTACGACGTCGATGTCACTCGGTCTCAAGCTCAAGACTGCGATCGACACATTCGGTCACTGGGGAACACTCCTCGAAGTCTATAAGGTCAGCAAGAAGGCGTCCGAGATACGTGACCTCTACGACGACTACCCCGAATCGCCCGAGGCACTCAGTGACTGGCAGGAGAGACGTGACGGGATACTCGACGAAGTCTACGAGATCACGGGAGCGGAGCCGAAGTACTGA
- a CDS encoding dolichol kinase, whose translation MYRRLFHLSGSLYPLLHVSGLLTWDQMRLLSWIGITVAAVLEYLRLRGDVVFFESLYRDYERESIAGYVLAGVGLFLSVNLFPPSIGTASMFMLTVADPIAGAVGTGELRRVKKPRVLVTAFCVSLAVSLLFVSPLVGAAGALGAALGDGVKLRLRGYVIDDNLTIPVYSGTVMTVVSQYFGSAPVIS comes from the coding sequence ATGTACAGACGTCTCTTCCATCTCTCAGGATCTCTGTATCCCCTTCTCCACGTATCGGGTCTTCTGACGTGGGATCAGATGAGGCTTCTGTCGTGGATAGGGATCACCGTCGCCGCCGTCCTCGAATACCTGCGTCTCAGGGGAGATGTCGTCTTCTTCGAGTCGCTCTACCGCGACTACGAGAGGGAAAGTATAGCCGGATACGTCTTAGCGGGGGTCGGACTCTTTCTCTCGGTCAACCTCTTCCCCCCGAGTATCGGAACCGCCTCAATGTTTATGCTCACCGTCGCCGATCCCATCGCGGGAGCCGTCGGAACGGGTGAGCTAAGAAGGGTCAAGAAGCCGCGCGTCCTCGTCACGGCATTCTGTGTGAGCCTTGCTGTCAGCCTTCTGTTCGTCTCTCCCTTAGTCGGAGCCGCAGGCGCTCTCGGGGCAGCTCTCGGCGACGGTGTCAAGCTACGTCTGAGAGGATACGTAATAGACGACAACCTCACGATACCCGTCTACTCGGGGACTGTGATGACCGTAGTCTCTCAGTACTTCGGCTCCGCTCCCGTGATCTCGTAG